A single region of the Buteo buteo chromosome 18, bButBut1.hap1.1, whole genome shotgun sequence genome encodes:
- the POSTN gene encoding periostin isoform X8, producing MKIFFLFTFSTFFWSPFEQAAASVHYDKILTHSRIRARDQGQNVCALQQVMGTKKKYFSTCRNWYQGAICGKKATVLYECCPGYMKMDGMRGCPAVAPIDHVYGTLGIVGATSTQHYCDISKLRGEIEGRGSFTFFAPSNEAWEQLNSEIHRNLIDNVNIELYNALHHHMVNKRMLTKDLKNGMTLVSMYNDQKLLINHYPNGVVTVNCARVIYGNQIATNGAVHVIDRVLTAVGNTIQDFIEVEDDLSSLRAAAITSDVLDILGKPGHYTLFAPTNEAFERLPRGVLERIMGDKVASEALVKFHILNTMQCSEAITGGAAYETLEGNTVEVGCDGESLTVNGAKMVKRKDIVTSNGVIHLIDEVLIPDSAKQVIELGGAQQTTFTDLMIQLGLASSLRPEGQYTLLVPLNGAFSDDTLRMDQRRLKTILQNHVINVKVGLNELYNGQELETIGGKLLRVFLYRTAVCIENSCMVRGSKEGRNGFIHILRQIINPAEKTLHEMLRNDKRFSVFLSLVKAADLDDVLSQPGKWTLFVPTNDAFKGLTDDDKDILIRDKNALRNILLYHLTQGVFIGSGFEPGVTNILKTIQGGKLYLKTVNDTLLVNELKSRESDLMATNGVIHVIDKLLYPADLPVGNDQLLTILKKLIKYIQIKFVRGSAFKEIPLTFYKINIIESNVQPIIRKEDPSITQLTKLIEGEPEFKIVSEGETITKVIHGEPIIKTYTKIIDGRPVEVTEKKVTEERIIQGPEIKYTRITAGGSDNEEKLKKLLEDAPVRKEQPTRRTQGGTARRRTRLAYP from the exons AACTGTGTTATACGAGTGCTGTCCTGGCTATATGAAGATGGATGGTATGAGAGGATGTCCTGCAG TTGCTCCTATTGATCATGTATATGGCACACTTGGTATTGTGGGAGCTACCTCCACGCAGCACTATTGTGACATATCAAAGCTGAGAGGAGAGATTGAGGGACGAGGATCATTCACTTTCTTTGCACCAAGCAATGAAGCCTGGGAGCAATTAAATTCa GAAATTCACAGGAATTTGATTGATAATGTAAATATTGAACTGTATAACGCTCTCCACCACCACATGGTAAACAAGCGCATGTTGACAAAAGATCTTAAGAATGGCATGACTCTGGTGTCTATGTATAATGACCAGAAATTGCTTATTAACCATTATCCTAATGGG GTTGTTACTGTTAACTGTGCCAGGGTCATCTATGGCAACCAGATTGCTACCAATGGTGCTGTTCATGTCATCGATCGCGTCCTGACCGCTGTTGGAAATACCATTCAAGATTTCATTGAAGTTGAGGATGACCTTTCATCTCTTAGA gcTGCTGCTATCACATCAGATGTCTTGGATATTCTTGGAAAGCCTGGTCATTACACGCTCTTTGCTCCTACTAATGAAGCTTTTGAGAGACTTCCAAGGGGAGTCTTAGAAAGGATCATGGGTGACAAGGTGGCTTCTGAAG CTCTCGTGAAGttccatattttaaatactatGCAGTGCTCTGAAGCCATCACAGGTGGAGCTGCCTATGAAACCTTGGAAGGAAACACAGTTGAAGTTGGTTGTGATGGTGAAAGTCTGACTGTGAATGGAGCGAAGATGGTGAAACGCAAAGATATTGTGACAAGCAATGGTGTTATCCACCTCATTGATGAAGTGCTAATTCCTGATTCCG CCAAGCAAGTCATTGAGCTTGGGGGTGCCCAGCAGACTACTTTTACAGACCTCATGATACAATTAGGACTGGCATCTTCTCTAAGACCAGAAGGCCAATACACTCTCCTGGTACCTCTGAATGGTGCTTTCTCAG ATGACACCTTAAGGATGGATCAACGCCGCCTTAAAACAATCCTGCAGAATCACGTTATAAATGTGAAAGTTGGGCTCAATGAACTGTACAATGGACAAGAGCTGGAGACAATTGGAGGAAAACTGCTTAGAGTGTTTTTGTATCGCACA GCTGTATGTATTGAAAATTCGTGCATGGTCAGAGGAAGTAAAGAAGGAAGGAACGGTTTTATTCACATCTTGAGACAGATCATCAATCCAGCAGAAAAGACATTACATGAAATGCTGAGAAATGATAAGCGTTTTAG TGTTTTCCTCAGTCTGGTGAAAGCTGCAGATTTAGATGATGTTTTGTCACAGCCTGGAAAATGGACTCTGTTTGTTCCAACTAACGACGCCTTTAAAGGTTTGACTGATGATGATAAGGATATATTGATAA gaGACAAAAATGCTCTCAGGAATATTCTTCTTTACCACTTGACACAAGGAGTTTTCATTggaagtggctttgagcctggTGTGACAAACATTCTCAAAACCATCCAAGGAGGGAAACTCTACTTGAAAACA GTGAATGATACTCTTCTTGTTAATGAACTGAAATCAAGAGAATCTGATCTCATGGCAACCAATGGTGTCATTCATGTTATTGATAAACTCCTATATCCAGCAG ATCTGCCTGTTGGAAATGATCAGTTGCTCACAATCCTGAAGAAGTTGATTAAGTACATTCAAATTAAG tTTGTTCGTGGCAGTGCCTTCAAAGAGATTCCACTGACGTTTTACA AAATTAACATAATTGAAAGCAACGTCCAGCCCATCATCAGAAAGGAAG ACCCATCTATCACACAGCTCACTAAATTAATTGAAGGGGAACCTGAGTTCAAAATAGTCAGTGAAGGGGAGACAATAACTAAAGTGATTCATGGAG AACCAATTATTAAAACATACACCAAAATAATTGATGGGCGACCTGTGGaagtgacagagaaaaaagtaacagaagaaagaattattcAAG gtcctgaaataaaatataccaGAATTACTGCAGGTGGTTCAGACAATGAAGAAAAGTTAAAGAAATTGCTTGAAGACG CACCTGTACGGAAAGAACAACCAACCAGGAGGACACAAg gGGGAACAGCAAGAAGGAGGACAAGACTAGCTTATCCCTAA
- the POSTN gene encoding periostin isoform X12 — protein sequence MKIFFLFTFSTFFWSPFEQAAASVHYDKILTHSRIRARDQGQNVCALQQVMGTKKKYFSTCRNWYQGAICGKKATVLYECCPGYMKMDGMRGCPAVAPIDHVYGTLGIVGATSTQHYCDISKLRGEIEGRGSFTFFAPSNEAWEQLNSEIHRNLIDNVNIELYNALHHHMVNKRMLTKDLKNGMTLVSMYNDQKLLINHYPNGVVTVNCARVIYGNQIATNGAVHVIDRVLTAVGNTIQDFIEVEDDLSSLRAAAITSDVLDILGKPGHYTLFAPTNEAFERLPRGVLERIMGDKVASEALVKFHILNTMQCSEAITGGAAYETLEGNTVEVGCDGESLTVNGAKMVKRKDIVTSNGVIHLIDEVLIPDSAKQVIELGGAQQTTFTDLMIQLGLASSLRPEGQYTLLVPLNGAFSDDTLRMDQRRLKTILQNHVINVKVGLNELYNGQELETIGGKLLRVFLYRTAVCIENSCMVRGSKEGRNGFIHILRQIINPAEKTLHEMLRNDKRFSVFLSLVKAADLDDVLSQPGKWTLFVPTNDAFKGLTDDDKDILIRDKNALRNILLYHLTQGVFIGSGFEPGVTNILKTIQGGKLYLKTVNDTLLVNELKSRESDLMATNGVIHVIDKLLYPADLPVGNDQLLTILKKLIKYIQIKFVRGSAFKEIPLTFYKINIIESNVQPIIRKEDPSITQLTKLIEGEPEFKIVSEGETITKVIHGGPEIKYTRITAGGSDNEEKLKKLLEDEAPVRKEQPTRRTQGGTARRRTRLAYP from the exons AACTGTGTTATACGAGTGCTGTCCTGGCTATATGAAGATGGATGGTATGAGAGGATGTCCTGCAG TTGCTCCTATTGATCATGTATATGGCACACTTGGTATTGTGGGAGCTACCTCCACGCAGCACTATTGTGACATATCAAAGCTGAGAGGAGAGATTGAGGGACGAGGATCATTCACTTTCTTTGCACCAAGCAATGAAGCCTGGGAGCAATTAAATTCa GAAATTCACAGGAATTTGATTGATAATGTAAATATTGAACTGTATAACGCTCTCCACCACCACATGGTAAACAAGCGCATGTTGACAAAAGATCTTAAGAATGGCATGACTCTGGTGTCTATGTATAATGACCAGAAATTGCTTATTAACCATTATCCTAATGGG GTTGTTACTGTTAACTGTGCCAGGGTCATCTATGGCAACCAGATTGCTACCAATGGTGCTGTTCATGTCATCGATCGCGTCCTGACCGCTGTTGGAAATACCATTCAAGATTTCATTGAAGTTGAGGATGACCTTTCATCTCTTAGA gcTGCTGCTATCACATCAGATGTCTTGGATATTCTTGGAAAGCCTGGTCATTACACGCTCTTTGCTCCTACTAATGAAGCTTTTGAGAGACTTCCAAGGGGAGTCTTAGAAAGGATCATGGGTGACAAGGTGGCTTCTGAAG CTCTCGTGAAGttccatattttaaatactatGCAGTGCTCTGAAGCCATCACAGGTGGAGCTGCCTATGAAACCTTGGAAGGAAACACAGTTGAAGTTGGTTGTGATGGTGAAAGTCTGACTGTGAATGGAGCGAAGATGGTGAAACGCAAAGATATTGTGACAAGCAATGGTGTTATCCACCTCATTGATGAAGTGCTAATTCCTGATTCCG CCAAGCAAGTCATTGAGCTTGGGGGTGCCCAGCAGACTACTTTTACAGACCTCATGATACAATTAGGACTGGCATCTTCTCTAAGACCAGAAGGCCAATACACTCTCCTGGTACCTCTGAATGGTGCTTTCTCAG ATGACACCTTAAGGATGGATCAACGCCGCCTTAAAACAATCCTGCAGAATCACGTTATAAATGTGAAAGTTGGGCTCAATGAACTGTACAATGGACAAGAGCTGGAGACAATTGGAGGAAAACTGCTTAGAGTGTTTTTGTATCGCACA GCTGTATGTATTGAAAATTCGTGCATGGTCAGAGGAAGTAAAGAAGGAAGGAACGGTTTTATTCACATCTTGAGACAGATCATCAATCCAGCAGAAAAGACATTACATGAAATGCTGAGAAATGATAAGCGTTTTAG TGTTTTCCTCAGTCTGGTGAAAGCTGCAGATTTAGATGATGTTTTGTCACAGCCTGGAAAATGGACTCTGTTTGTTCCAACTAACGACGCCTTTAAAGGTTTGACTGATGATGATAAGGATATATTGATAA gaGACAAAAATGCTCTCAGGAATATTCTTCTTTACCACTTGACACAAGGAGTTTTCATTggaagtggctttgagcctggTGTGACAAACATTCTCAAAACCATCCAAGGAGGGAAACTCTACTTGAAAACA GTGAATGATACTCTTCTTGTTAATGAACTGAAATCAAGAGAATCTGATCTCATGGCAACCAATGGTGTCATTCATGTTATTGATAAACTCCTATATCCAGCAG ATCTGCCTGTTGGAAATGATCAGTTGCTCACAATCCTGAAGAAGTTGATTAAGTACATTCAAATTAAG tTTGTTCGTGGCAGTGCCTTCAAAGAGATTCCACTGACGTTTTACA AAATTAACATAATTGAAAGCAACGTCCAGCCCATCATCAGAAAGGAAG ACCCATCTATCACACAGCTCACTAAATTAATTGAAGGGGAACCTGAGTTCAAAATAGTCAGTGAAGGGGAGACAATAACTAAAGTGATTCATGGAG gtcctgaaataaaatataccaGAATTACTGCAGGTGGTTCAGACAATGAAGAAAAGTTAAAGAAATTGCTTGAAGACG AAGCACCTGTACGGAAAGAACAACCAACCAGGAGGACACAAg gGGGAACAGCAAGAAGGAGGACAAGACTAGCTTATCCCTAA
- the POSTN gene encoding periostin isoform X18: MKIFFLFTFSTFFWSPFEQAAASVHYDKILTHSRIRARDQGQNVCALQQVMGTKKKYFSTCRNWYQGAICGKKATVLYECCPGYMKMDGMRGCPAVAPIDHVYGTLGIVGATSTQHYCDISKLRGEIEGRGSFTFFAPSNEAWEQLNSEIHRNLIDNVNIELYNALHHHMVNKRMLTKDLKNGMTLVSMYNDQKLLINHYPNGVVTVNCARVIYGNQIATNGAVHVIDRVLTAVGNTIQDFIEVEDDLSSLRAAAITSDVLDILGKPGHYTLFAPTNEAFERLPRGVLERIMGDKVASEALVKFHILNTMQCSEAITGGAAYETLEGNTVEVGCDGESLTVNGAKMVKRKDIVTSNGVIHLIDEVLIPDSAKQVIELGGAQQTTFTDLMIQLGLASSLRPEGQYTLLVPLNGAFSDDTLRMDQRRLKTILQNHVINVKVGLNELYNGQELETIGGKLLRVFLYRTAVCIENSCMVRGSKEGRNGFIHILRQIINPAEKTLHEMLRNDKRFSVFLSLVKAADLDDVLSQPGKWTLFVPTNDAFKGLTDDDKDILIRDKNALRNILLYHLTQGVFIGSGFEPGVTNILKTIQGGKLYLKTVNDTLLVNELKSRESDLMATNGVIHVIDKLLYPADLPVGNDQLLTILKKLIKYIQIKFVRGSAFKEIPLTFYKINIIESNVQPIIRKEGPEIKYTRITAGGSDNEEKLKKLLEDAPVRKEQPTRRTQGGTARRRTRLAYP, encoded by the exons AACTGTGTTATACGAGTGCTGTCCTGGCTATATGAAGATGGATGGTATGAGAGGATGTCCTGCAG TTGCTCCTATTGATCATGTATATGGCACACTTGGTATTGTGGGAGCTACCTCCACGCAGCACTATTGTGACATATCAAAGCTGAGAGGAGAGATTGAGGGACGAGGATCATTCACTTTCTTTGCACCAAGCAATGAAGCCTGGGAGCAATTAAATTCa GAAATTCACAGGAATTTGATTGATAATGTAAATATTGAACTGTATAACGCTCTCCACCACCACATGGTAAACAAGCGCATGTTGACAAAAGATCTTAAGAATGGCATGACTCTGGTGTCTATGTATAATGACCAGAAATTGCTTATTAACCATTATCCTAATGGG GTTGTTACTGTTAACTGTGCCAGGGTCATCTATGGCAACCAGATTGCTACCAATGGTGCTGTTCATGTCATCGATCGCGTCCTGACCGCTGTTGGAAATACCATTCAAGATTTCATTGAAGTTGAGGATGACCTTTCATCTCTTAGA gcTGCTGCTATCACATCAGATGTCTTGGATATTCTTGGAAAGCCTGGTCATTACACGCTCTTTGCTCCTACTAATGAAGCTTTTGAGAGACTTCCAAGGGGAGTCTTAGAAAGGATCATGGGTGACAAGGTGGCTTCTGAAG CTCTCGTGAAGttccatattttaaatactatGCAGTGCTCTGAAGCCATCACAGGTGGAGCTGCCTATGAAACCTTGGAAGGAAACACAGTTGAAGTTGGTTGTGATGGTGAAAGTCTGACTGTGAATGGAGCGAAGATGGTGAAACGCAAAGATATTGTGACAAGCAATGGTGTTATCCACCTCATTGATGAAGTGCTAATTCCTGATTCCG CCAAGCAAGTCATTGAGCTTGGGGGTGCCCAGCAGACTACTTTTACAGACCTCATGATACAATTAGGACTGGCATCTTCTCTAAGACCAGAAGGCCAATACACTCTCCTGGTACCTCTGAATGGTGCTTTCTCAG ATGACACCTTAAGGATGGATCAACGCCGCCTTAAAACAATCCTGCAGAATCACGTTATAAATGTGAAAGTTGGGCTCAATGAACTGTACAATGGACAAGAGCTGGAGACAATTGGAGGAAAACTGCTTAGAGTGTTTTTGTATCGCACA GCTGTATGTATTGAAAATTCGTGCATGGTCAGAGGAAGTAAAGAAGGAAGGAACGGTTTTATTCACATCTTGAGACAGATCATCAATCCAGCAGAAAAGACATTACATGAAATGCTGAGAAATGATAAGCGTTTTAG TGTTTTCCTCAGTCTGGTGAAAGCTGCAGATTTAGATGATGTTTTGTCACAGCCTGGAAAATGGACTCTGTTTGTTCCAACTAACGACGCCTTTAAAGGTTTGACTGATGATGATAAGGATATATTGATAA gaGACAAAAATGCTCTCAGGAATATTCTTCTTTACCACTTGACACAAGGAGTTTTCATTggaagtggctttgagcctggTGTGACAAACATTCTCAAAACCATCCAAGGAGGGAAACTCTACTTGAAAACA GTGAATGATACTCTTCTTGTTAATGAACTGAAATCAAGAGAATCTGATCTCATGGCAACCAATGGTGTCATTCATGTTATTGATAAACTCCTATATCCAGCAG ATCTGCCTGTTGGAAATGATCAGTTGCTCACAATCCTGAAGAAGTTGATTAAGTACATTCAAATTAAG tTTGTTCGTGGCAGTGCCTTCAAAGAGATTCCACTGACGTTTTACA AAATTAACATAATTGAAAGCAACGTCCAGCCCATCATCAGAAAGGAAG gtcctgaaataaaatataccaGAATTACTGCAGGTGGTTCAGACAATGAAGAAAAGTTAAAGAAATTGCTTGAAGACG CACCTGTACGGAAAGAACAACCAACCAGGAGGACACAAg gGGGAACAGCAAGAAGGAGGACAAGACTAGCTTATCCCTAA
- the POSTN gene encoding periostin isoform X16, with amino-acid sequence MKIFFLFTFSTFFWSPFEQAAASVHYDKILTHSRIRARDQGQNVCALQQVMGTKKKYFSTCRNWYQGAICGKKATVLYECCPGYMKMDGMRGCPAVAPIDHVYGTLGIVGATSTQHYCDISKLRGEIEGRGSFTFFAPSNEAWEQLNSEIHRNLIDNVNIELYNALHHHMVNKRMLTKDLKNGMTLVSMYNDQKLLINHYPNGVVTVNCARVIYGNQIATNGAVHVIDRVLTAVGNTIQDFIEVEDDLSSLRAAAITSDVLDILGKPGHYTLFAPTNEAFERLPRGVLERIMGDKVASEALVKFHILNTMQCSEAITGGAAYETLEGNTVEVGCDGESLTVNGAKMVKRKDIVTSNGVIHLIDEVLIPDSAKQVIELGGAQQTTFTDLMIQLGLASSLRPEGQYTLLVPLNGAFSDDTLRMDQRRLKTILQNHVINVKVGLNELYNGQELETIGGKLLRVFLYRTAVCIENSCMVRGSKEGRNGFIHILRQIINPAEKTLHEMLRNDKRFSVFLSLVKAADLDDVLSQPGKWTLFVPTNDAFKGLTDDDKDILIRDKNALRNILLYHLTQGVFIGSGFEPGVTNILKTIQGGKLYLKTVNDTLLVNELKSRESDLMATNGVIHVIDKLLYPADLPVGNDQLLTILKKLIKYIQIKFVRGSAFKEIPLTFYSPEIKYTRITAGGSDNEEKLKKLLEDEVTKVTKFIEGDGHLLEDEEIKRLLQGEAPVRKEQPTRRTQGGTARRRTRLAYP; translated from the exons AACTGTGTTATACGAGTGCTGTCCTGGCTATATGAAGATGGATGGTATGAGAGGATGTCCTGCAG TTGCTCCTATTGATCATGTATATGGCACACTTGGTATTGTGGGAGCTACCTCCACGCAGCACTATTGTGACATATCAAAGCTGAGAGGAGAGATTGAGGGACGAGGATCATTCACTTTCTTTGCACCAAGCAATGAAGCCTGGGAGCAATTAAATTCa GAAATTCACAGGAATTTGATTGATAATGTAAATATTGAACTGTATAACGCTCTCCACCACCACATGGTAAACAAGCGCATGTTGACAAAAGATCTTAAGAATGGCATGACTCTGGTGTCTATGTATAATGACCAGAAATTGCTTATTAACCATTATCCTAATGGG GTTGTTACTGTTAACTGTGCCAGGGTCATCTATGGCAACCAGATTGCTACCAATGGTGCTGTTCATGTCATCGATCGCGTCCTGACCGCTGTTGGAAATACCATTCAAGATTTCATTGAAGTTGAGGATGACCTTTCATCTCTTAGA gcTGCTGCTATCACATCAGATGTCTTGGATATTCTTGGAAAGCCTGGTCATTACACGCTCTTTGCTCCTACTAATGAAGCTTTTGAGAGACTTCCAAGGGGAGTCTTAGAAAGGATCATGGGTGACAAGGTGGCTTCTGAAG CTCTCGTGAAGttccatattttaaatactatGCAGTGCTCTGAAGCCATCACAGGTGGAGCTGCCTATGAAACCTTGGAAGGAAACACAGTTGAAGTTGGTTGTGATGGTGAAAGTCTGACTGTGAATGGAGCGAAGATGGTGAAACGCAAAGATATTGTGACAAGCAATGGTGTTATCCACCTCATTGATGAAGTGCTAATTCCTGATTCCG CCAAGCAAGTCATTGAGCTTGGGGGTGCCCAGCAGACTACTTTTACAGACCTCATGATACAATTAGGACTGGCATCTTCTCTAAGACCAGAAGGCCAATACACTCTCCTGGTACCTCTGAATGGTGCTTTCTCAG ATGACACCTTAAGGATGGATCAACGCCGCCTTAAAACAATCCTGCAGAATCACGTTATAAATGTGAAAGTTGGGCTCAATGAACTGTACAATGGACAAGAGCTGGAGACAATTGGAGGAAAACTGCTTAGAGTGTTTTTGTATCGCACA GCTGTATGTATTGAAAATTCGTGCATGGTCAGAGGAAGTAAAGAAGGAAGGAACGGTTTTATTCACATCTTGAGACAGATCATCAATCCAGCAGAAAAGACATTACATGAAATGCTGAGAAATGATAAGCGTTTTAG TGTTTTCCTCAGTCTGGTGAAAGCTGCAGATTTAGATGATGTTTTGTCACAGCCTGGAAAATGGACTCTGTTTGTTCCAACTAACGACGCCTTTAAAGGTTTGACTGATGATGATAAGGATATATTGATAA gaGACAAAAATGCTCTCAGGAATATTCTTCTTTACCACTTGACACAAGGAGTTTTCATTggaagtggctttgagcctggTGTGACAAACATTCTCAAAACCATCCAAGGAGGGAAACTCTACTTGAAAACA GTGAATGATACTCTTCTTGTTAATGAACTGAAATCAAGAGAATCTGATCTCATGGCAACCAATGGTGTCATTCATGTTATTGATAAACTCCTATATCCAGCAG ATCTGCCTGTTGGAAATGATCAGTTGCTCACAATCCTGAAGAAGTTGATTAAGTACATTCAAATTAAG tTTGTTCGTGGCAGTGCCTTCAAAGAGATTCCACTGACGTTTTACA gtcctgaaataaaatataccaGAATTACTGCAGGTGGTTCAGACAATGAAGAAAAGTTAAAGAAATTGCTTGAAGACG AGGTTACCAAGGTGACCAAATTTATTGAAGGTGATGGTCATTTGCTTGAAGATGAAGAAATCAAAAGACTTCTGCAGGGAG AAGCACCTGTACGGAAAGAACAACCAACCAGGAGGACACAAg gGGGAACAGCAAGAAGGAGGACAAGACTAGCTTATCCCTAA
- the POSTN gene encoding periostin isoform X15: MKIFFLFTFSTFFWSPFEQAAASVHYDKILTHSRIRARDQGQNVCALQQVMGTKKKYFSTCRNWYQGAICGKKATVLYECCPGYMKMDGMRGCPAVAPIDHVYGTLGIVGATSTQHYCDISKLRGEIEGRGSFTFFAPSNEAWEQLNSEIHRNLIDNVNIELYNALHHHMVNKRMLTKDLKNGMTLVSMYNDQKLLINHYPNGVVTVNCARVIYGNQIATNGAVHVIDRVLTAVGNTIQDFIEVEDDLSSLRAAAITSDVLDILGKPGHYTLFAPTNEAFERLPRGVLERIMGDKVASEALVKFHILNTMQCSEAITGGAAYETLEGNTVEVGCDGESLTVNGAKMVKRKDIVTSNGVIHLIDEVLIPDSAKQVIELGGAQQTTFTDLMIQLGLASSLRPEGQYTLLVPLNGAFSDDTLRMDQRRLKTILQNHVINVKVGLNELYNGQELETIGGKLLRVFLYRTAVCIENSCMVRGSKEGRNGFIHILRQIINPAEKTLHEMLRNDKRFSVFLSLVKAADLDDVLSQPGKWTLFVPTNDAFKGLTDDDKDILIRDKNALRNILLYHLTQGVFIGSGFEPGVTNILKTIQGGKLYLKTVNDTLLVNELKSRESDLMATNGVIHVIDKLLYPADLPVGNDQLLTILKKLIKYIQIKFVRGSAFKEIPLTFYKINIIESNVQPIIRKEGPEIKYTRITAGGSDNEEKLKKLLEDEVTKVTKFIEGDGHLLEDEEIKRLLQGEAPVRKEQPTRRTQGGTARRRTRLAYP, from the exons AACTGTGTTATACGAGTGCTGTCCTGGCTATATGAAGATGGATGGTATGAGAGGATGTCCTGCAG TTGCTCCTATTGATCATGTATATGGCACACTTGGTATTGTGGGAGCTACCTCCACGCAGCACTATTGTGACATATCAAAGCTGAGAGGAGAGATTGAGGGACGAGGATCATTCACTTTCTTTGCACCAAGCAATGAAGCCTGGGAGCAATTAAATTCa GAAATTCACAGGAATTTGATTGATAATGTAAATATTGAACTGTATAACGCTCTCCACCACCACATGGTAAACAAGCGCATGTTGACAAAAGATCTTAAGAATGGCATGACTCTGGTGTCTATGTATAATGACCAGAAATTGCTTATTAACCATTATCCTAATGGG GTTGTTACTGTTAACTGTGCCAGGGTCATCTATGGCAACCAGATTGCTACCAATGGTGCTGTTCATGTCATCGATCGCGTCCTGACCGCTGTTGGAAATACCATTCAAGATTTCATTGAAGTTGAGGATGACCTTTCATCTCTTAGA gcTGCTGCTATCACATCAGATGTCTTGGATATTCTTGGAAAGCCTGGTCATTACACGCTCTTTGCTCCTACTAATGAAGCTTTTGAGAGACTTCCAAGGGGAGTCTTAGAAAGGATCATGGGTGACAAGGTGGCTTCTGAAG CTCTCGTGAAGttccatattttaaatactatGCAGTGCTCTGAAGCCATCACAGGTGGAGCTGCCTATGAAACCTTGGAAGGAAACACAGTTGAAGTTGGTTGTGATGGTGAAAGTCTGACTGTGAATGGAGCGAAGATGGTGAAACGCAAAGATATTGTGACAAGCAATGGTGTTATCCACCTCATTGATGAAGTGCTAATTCCTGATTCCG CCAAGCAAGTCATTGAGCTTGGGGGTGCCCAGCAGACTACTTTTACAGACCTCATGATACAATTAGGACTGGCATCTTCTCTAAGACCAGAAGGCCAATACACTCTCCTGGTACCTCTGAATGGTGCTTTCTCAG ATGACACCTTAAGGATGGATCAACGCCGCCTTAAAACAATCCTGCAGAATCACGTTATAAATGTGAAAGTTGGGCTCAATGAACTGTACAATGGACAAGAGCTGGAGACAATTGGAGGAAAACTGCTTAGAGTGTTTTTGTATCGCACA GCTGTATGTATTGAAAATTCGTGCATGGTCAGAGGAAGTAAAGAAGGAAGGAACGGTTTTATTCACATCTTGAGACAGATCATCAATCCAGCAGAAAAGACATTACATGAAATGCTGAGAAATGATAAGCGTTTTAG TGTTTTCCTCAGTCTGGTGAAAGCTGCAGATTTAGATGATGTTTTGTCACAGCCTGGAAAATGGACTCTGTTTGTTCCAACTAACGACGCCTTTAAAGGTTTGACTGATGATGATAAGGATATATTGATAA gaGACAAAAATGCTCTCAGGAATATTCTTCTTTACCACTTGACACAAGGAGTTTTCATTggaagtggctttgagcctggTGTGACAAACATTCTCAAAACCATCCAAGGAGGGAAACTCTACTTGAAAACA GTGAATGATACTCTTCTTGTTAATGAACTGAAATCAAGAGAATCTGATCTCATGGCAACCAATGGTGTCATTCATGTTATTGATAAACTCCTATATCCAGCAG ATCTGCCTGTTGGAAATGATCAGTTGCTCACAATCCTGAAGAAGTTGATTAAGTACATTCAAATTAAG tTTGTTCGTGGCAGTGCCTTCAAAGAGATTCCACTGACGTTTTACA AAATTAACATAATTGAAAGCAACGTCCAGCCCATCATCAGAAAGGAAG gtcctgaaataaaatataccaGAATTACTGCAGGTGGTTCAGACAATGAAGAAAAGTTAAAGAAATTGCTTGAAGACG AGGTTACCAAGGTGACCAAATTTATTGAAGGTGATGGTCATTTGCTTGAAGATGAAGAAATCAAAAGACTTCTGCAGGGAG AAGCACCTGTACGGAAAGAACAACCAACCAGGAGGACACAAg gGGGAACAGCAAGAAGGAGGACAAGACTAGCTTATCCCTAA